The Dryobates pubescens isolate bDryPub1 chromosome 41, bDryPub1.pri, whole genome shotgun sequence genome includes a region encoding these proteins:
- the LOC104305803 gene encoding protein S100-A7-like, whose translation MSASTRTSSSRAQPQEFPGNCTLEKALKAIVDVYHRYSIREGEVDLLSFSDFQKLLTEQAPTFLQACGRNKSDYLAKLFQETDLNKDKELSFEEFLTVLGKVTDDAHRIMHGDERCTPDRD comes from the exons ATGTCTGCCAgcaccaggacctccagctcccgTGCTCAGCCCCAGGAGTTCCCTGGGAACTGcaccctggagaaggctctgaaggcCATCGTGGATGTCTACCACCGCTACAGCATCCGGGAGGGGGAGGTCGACCTCCTCAGCTTCAGTGACTTCCAGAAGCTGCTGACAGAGCAGGCAccaaccttcctgcaggccTGT ggcaggaacAAGTCTGACTACCTGGCCAAGCTCTTCCAGGAGACAGACCTGAACAAGGACAAGGAGCTGTCCTTTGAGGAGTTCCTGACTGTCCTGGGCAAGGTGACCGACGACGCTCACCGCATCATGCACGGCGACGAGCGCTGCACGCCGGACAGGgactga
- the LOC104305804 gene encoding protein S100-A12-like, with translation MKTDLELALECAINIYHQYAIRKPIDDYLSKAEFSQLLKDTAQPFLHDTTPPNMTEDAYIQKLFSQADSNHDGRLKFTEFLTTLNLALVDAHNRSHQDPGHGHDHGHSHGHGHSHGPRA, from the exons ATGAAGACCGACCTGGAGCTGGCCTTGGAGTGTGCCATCAACATCTACCACCAGTACGCCATCAGGAAGCCGATCGACGACTACCTGAGCAAGGCTGAGTTCTCCCAGCTGCTGAAGgacacagcccagcccttccTGCACGACACCACCCCG cccaacaTGACCGAGGATGCCTACATCCAGAAGCTCTTCAGCCAGGCTGACAGCAACCACGACGGACGCCTGAAGTTCACTGAGTTCCTGACCACCCTCAACCTTGCCCTTGTCGATGCCCACAACAGGTCCCACCAGGACCCAGGCCACGGCCACGACCATGGCCACAGCCACGGCCACGGCCACAGTCACGGTCCCCGTGCctga
- the LOC104305793 gene encoding protein S100-A4 translates to MASPLEQCLAVMVSTFHKYSGKEGDKYKLSKQELKELLTKELPSFSSQASEGSLQKLMSNLDADSDSEVDFQEYVTFLACMAMMCNDFFLDYPDKMPRKK, encoded by the exons ATGGCATCTCCCCTGGAGCAGTGTCTGGCCGTGATGGTCTCCACCTTCCACAAGTACTCCGGGAAGGAGGGGGATAAGTACAAGCTCagcaagcaggagctgaaggagctgctgacGAAGGAGCTGCCCAGCTTCAGT agccaggccagcgagggcagcctgcagaagctgaTGAGCAACCTGGACGCCGACAGCGACAGCGAGGTGGACTTCCAGGAGTACGTCaccttcctggcctgcatggcCATGATGTGCAACGACTTCTTCCTGGACTACCCTGACAAGATGCCACGCAAGAAGTAA
- the LOC104305792 gene encoding protein S100-A4, translated as MACPLEQAMAVMVSIFHKYSGKEGDKYKLSKAELKELLNKELPIFGSKQMDEAEFRRLMNDLDHDKDSEVDFKEYVCFLACITMGFNEFFKDAHSKQPRKK; from the exons ATGGCGTGCCCCCTGGAGCAGGCGATGGCTGTGATGGTCTCCATCTTCCACAAGTACTCTGGGAAGGAAGGGGACAAGTACAAgctgagcaaggctgagctgaaggagctgctgaacAAGGAGCTGCCTATCTTTGGGAGC aaaCAAATGGATGAGGCAGAGTTCAGGAGGCTCATGAACGACCTGGACCACGACAAGGACAGTGAGGTGGACTTCAAGGAGTATGTTtgcttcctggcctgcatcaccATGGGCTTCAATGAGTTCTTCAAGGATGCCCACAGCAAGCAGCCACGCAAGAAGTGA